A single Bacillus sp. HMF5848 DNA region contains:
- a CDS encoding chemotaxis protein CheW codes for MNKYVVIKVGNEEYGLSIDYVTNIEKYKSVTPIPHAPSYMLGMVDIREEVIPVLDAKQILFEQKTLHSGERFLIILKIDNKSLSLLVEEAKNILDVTDDMIKPFVSVSNQSSFLKGIVNVDEKLITLIDFRDVLQSLDNLPDIQKVLEKRTSMQ; via the coding sequence ATGAATAAATATGTTGTCATTAAAGTAGGAAATGAGGAGTATGGACTTTCTATTGACTATGTAACAAATATAGAAAAATATAAAAGTGTAACACCTATTCCTCACGCACCCTCCTACATGTTAGGAATGGTGGACATTCGTGAGGAAGTTATACCGGTGTTAGATGCGAAGCAAATACTCTTTGAACAAAAGACTTTACATAGTGGAGAAAGATTTCTAATTATCCTGAAAATTGATAACAAGTCTCTCTCTCTGCTTGTTGAAGAAGCTAAGAATATTCTAGATGTGACTGACGATATGATTAAACCATTTGTGTCAGTCTCAAATCAATCTTCGTTTCTTAAAGGGATAGTGAATGTAGACGAAAAGTTAATCACATTAATAGATTTCCGTGACGTATTGCAATCACTAGATAATTTACCTGATATTCAAAAAGTATTAGAAAAACGAACTAGTATGCAGTAA
- a CDS encoding methyl-accepting chemotaxis protein has translation MKLRYKLIAMMLVLLIIPSVVIGGMGYIVATNNLDELGRKILQNGVESSLQVIDSLHMQVQDGALTLEEAQENAKVYLIGKLNEDGSRIISNPVDLGENGYFFVHDNKGNEVAHPFMEGQNVWDVKDEDGIYFVQEQIKEAQNGGGFATYKWALPNKPKVIAEKITYSKLDPHWGWVITAGTYKQDFNDGANEVLLFLSITLVIAILVGGVVAFFFAERIAKPINLVSNHMEKVASGDISTDIDLINRKDEIGQLINRFHSMVLQLRGLIGKVQGSIGNITATSQNLSAVAEETTASNEDISKAIDDISKGMLQQASDTDDTNRSAMELAEHITLLSEKTEQMRLGSRDVESSSMNGKESIDVLRVKSQQTTQSAQLARQVMEDLTSRVREIEGIVASIDQISSQTNLLALNASIEAARAGEHGKGFAVVASEVRKLAEETSRATEQVRHTLSNIIDETVKVNAEMDKTKLLTEEQMGAVGQTENAFDVIANSIQYIGEIIKEVDGNIQQTVISQDKVVSAIESIASVSEEAAASSHQMNSSIEEQLRAFGIVSESATELNELIADLQGEMKKFVL, from the coding sequence ATGAAGCTACGATATAAATTGATTGCTATGATGTTAGTCTTATTGATTATTCCCAGTGTCGTGATTGGAGGAATGGGTTACATAGTTGCGACAAATAATCTGGATGAACTTGGGAGAAAAATTTTACAAAATGGTGTGGAATCAAGTCTTCAAGTAATAGATTCTTTGCATATGCAAGTTCAAGATGGGGCTTTGACATTAGAAGAGGCACAAGAAAATGCAAAGGTATATTTGATAGGTAAGTTAAATGAGGACGGTAGCAGAATTATATCAAATCCAGTTGATTTGGGTGAAAATGGCTATTTTTTTGTACATGATAACAAAGGAAATGAAGTCGCTCATCCCTTTATGGAGGGACAGAATGTATGGGATGTGAAGGACGAAGACGGCATATATTTTGTGCAGGAGCAGATTAAAGAGGCACAGAACGGAGGGGGATTTGCAACTTATAAATGGGCCTTACCGAACAAACCTAAAGTGATCGCTGAAAAGATAACATACAGTAAGCTAGACCCACATTGGGGTTGGGTGATAACAGCTGGGACGTATAAGCAAGACTTTAACGATGGTGCGAATGAAGTGCTATTATTTTTGAGTATCACGCTAGTCATTGCCATCCTAGTAGGAGGCGTTGTAGCGTTTTTCTTCGCTGAACGAATCGCAAAACCAATAAATCTTGTTTCAAACCATATGGAGAAAGTAGCTTCTGGTGACATATCAACTGATATAGATTTGATCAATAGAAAGGATGAAATTGGACAACTTATAAACAGATTTCATTCGATGGTTCTTCAATTAAGAGGTTTGATTGGTAAAGTGCAAGGCTCTATAGGTAATATTACAGCAACTTCCCAAAATTTAAGCGCTGTTGCTGAAGAAACAACCGCATCAAACGAAGACATAAGTAAAGCAATTGATGACATTTCAAAAGGAATGCTTCAACAGGCAAGTGATACAGATGATACGAATCGAAGTGCGATGGAATTAGCCGAGCATATAACTCTATTATCAGAAAAAACAGAGCAAATGCGATTGGGATCAAGAGATGTTGAATCATCAAGTATGAATGGGAAAGAAAGTATTGATGTGTTACGAGTGAAATCGCAACAAACGACACAATCAGCTCAGTTAGCACGACAAGTGATGGAGGACTTAACAAGTAGAGTAAGAGAAATCGAAGGTATCGTGGCTTCTATTGACCAGATTTCTAGTCAAACGAACCTCCTGGCGTTAAATGCATCAATTGAGGCTGCACGTGCTGGTGAACATGGAAAAGGCTTTGCTGTTGTTGCTAGTGAAGTGCGTAAGCTAGCAGAGGAAACATCAAGGGCAACTGAACAAGTTAGACATACTTTAAGTAATATCATAGATGAAACGGTGAAAGTTAATGCGGAGATGGATAAAACAAAACTGCTAACAGAAGAACAAATGGGTGCAGTAGGACAAACAGAGAATGCTTTTGATGTAATTGCAAATTCAATACAGTATATTGGTGAAATTATAAAAGAAGTGGATGGAAACATTCAACAAACAGTGATATCACAGGATAAAGTGGTAAGTGCCATTGAAAGTATTGCGTCAGTAAGTGAAGAAGCAGCGGCTTCATCCCATCAAATGAACTCTAGTATAGAAGAACAATTACGAGCGTTTGGTATTGTGTCAGAGTCAGCGACTGAGTTGAATGAATTAATTGCTGATTTGCAAGGTGAAATGAAGAAGTTTGTATTGTAA
- a CDS encoding SpoIIE family protein phosphatase: MQKVQTPLYLQQILSFNKPIIDTMTRQVAILDHTGTIILTNKAWDMFTEKNGGTPSTCGVGVNYLEICKNSSAQEVYRELEKVLLGQSEEYTLEYPCPTDKQQRWFLMHVNPIEYKLDSGFFKGMIIQHIDITEKKEFEIKMKNELALAKSIQLDILPSEVNLDIIRISALYKPCKELSGDIYHWQKISDHQYVVAIFDIVSHGISASLLSMQTVSSFRSILEHTVELPLIVKQLNKHVDSLYKDNARTYFTALILLIDMESKTIEYINCGHPHGILINNQNDLQLLSDGTIPIGMLSNLPSVESYFVSYEPNSSIFLYTDGLMDHMSISKDYSTKKFTNWAKEGSFTRRNMEAYFQSTKHQEQTDDITMIFIDLF; the protein is encoded by the coding sequence ATGCAAAAAGTACAAACACCGTTATATTTACAGCAAATCCTTTCTTTTAATAAGCCCATCATTGATACAATGACGCGTCAAGTAGCAATTCTTGACCATACAGGAACTATAATTTTGACGAATAAAGCATGGGATATGTTTACAGAGAAGAATGGTGGAACTCCATCTACTTGTGGAGTTGGTGTAAACTATCTAGAGATTTGTAAAAACAGTTCCGCACAAGAAGTTTATAGAGAACTAGAGAAAGTTCTATTGGGACAAAGCGAAGAGTATACCCTTGAATACCCTTGTCCAACAGATAAACAACAACGATGGTTCTTAATGCATGTAAATCCTATTGAATATAAACTTGATTCAGGTTTTTTTAAAGGGATGATTATACAGCATATTGATATAACAGAGAAAAAAGAATTCGAAATAAAAATGAAAAATGAATTAGCACTTGCTAAAAGTATACAGTTAGATATTTTACCTTCTGAAGTGAACTTGGATATAATTCGAATTTCTGCACTTTATAAACCATGCAAAGAGCTCTCAGGAGATATTTACCACTGGCAGAAGATTAGTGATCACCAATATGTTGTGGCTATATTTGATATTGTTAGCCATGGAATTTCAGCGTCTTTATTAAGTATGCAAACAGTATCAAGCTTTAGAAGCATTCTAGAGCACACAGTTGAGTTGCCGCTAATAGTTAAACAGCTTAATAAACACGTAGATTCTCTTTATAAAGATAATGCCAGAACCTATTTCACGGCCCTTATTCTTCTCATTGATATGGAATCGAAAACAATTGAGTATATTAATTGCGGACATCCCCACGGTATTCTAATAAATAATCAGAATGATCTACAATTGTTATCCGATGGAACGATTCCTATTGGGATGCTATCAAATCTTCCAAGTGTAGAAAGTTATTTTGTTTCATATGAACCTAATTCTTCAATTTTTTTATATACCGATGGTCTGATGGACCATATGAGCATATCAAAAGATTATAGTACGAAAAAATTTACTAACTGGGCCAAGGAAGGCTCCTTTACTAGACGTAACATGGAAGCTTATTTTCAATCAACTAAACATCAAGAACAAACAGATGATATTACCATGATTTTCATTGACCTTTTTTAA